A genomic window from Bacteroidales bacterium includes:
- a CDS encoding HAD family hydrolase, with translation MKKKAIFLDRDGTINNNAQHYYIWRREDLQLNPGVIETLRELQARGYMLIVISNQGGISKGEYSAADVEALHEYLRGMLEQKGVHLDEICYCPHHPDQEACLCRKPKALMIEKALARFRIDRAASWMIGDSRRDVEAGKAAGLRTIRIESNSDLREILETVDRGTN, from the coding sequence ATGAAAAAAAAAGCGATCTTCCTGGACCGGGACGGAACCATCAATAACAATGCTCAGCACTATTACATCTGGCGCAGGGAAGATCTGCAGCTCAACCCCGGGGTCATTGAGACACTCAGGGAGCTGCAGGCAAGGGGATATATGCTGATCGTGATCAGCAACCAGGGAGGAATCAGTAAAGGCGAGTACAGTGCCGCAGACGTGGAGGCCCTGCATGAATATCTCCGCGGTATGCTGGAACAAAAGGGGGTGCATCTGGATGAGATCTGCTATTGTCCGCATCACCCGGATCAGGAAGCCTGCCTGTGCCGGAAACCAAAGGCCCTGATGATTGAAAAAGCCCTGGCTCGCTTCCGGATCGACCGGGCTGCCTCCTGGATGATCGGGGATAGCCGGCGGGATGTTGAAGCAGGGAAAGCAGCCGGTTTGCGCACTATTCGGATTGAATCCAACAGTGACCTGCGGGAGATCCTTGAAACCGTGGACCGGGGAACTAATTGA
- a CDS encoding YqgE/AlgH family protein, translating to MELNIDFFHIVNENVAEKGNILISEPFLGDNYFRRSVVYLTENNEEGSLGFVLNKPIGVSINEIVDDFPESGFTISMGGPVSSNTVHYIHTLGARVPDSVLVADGIFWGGDFDLIKELIAEGAVKPHELRFFLGYAGWSPEQLDGEMQEHAWLVGKIPPRLVMQAEDPEFWKNTMASYNNKYRAWANFPEDPGLN from the coding sequence ATGGAGCTGAATATTGATTTTTTCCATATTGTAAACGAAAACGTTGCAGAGAAGGGAAATATCCTGATTTCTGAGCCCTTCCTGGGGGATAATTATTTTCGCCGCTCGGTGGTCTATCTCACCGAAAATAACGAGGAGGGTTCGCTGGGTTTTGTCTTAAACAAGCCCATCGGGGTAAGCATCAATGAGATTGTGGATGATTTCCCGGAGTCCGGCTTTACCATTTCCATGGGCGGTCCGGTGAGTTCTAATACGGTCCACTATATACATACCCTGGGTGCCCGGGTCCCCGACAGTGTACTGGTGGCCGACGGCATCTTCTGGGGAGGTGACTTCGACCTGATTAAAGAGCTGATTGCCGAGGGGGCTGTTAAACCTCATGAATTAAGATTTTTCCTGGGTTATGCCGGCTGGTCGCCGGAACAGCTGGACGGGGAGATGCAGGAGCACGCCTGGCTGGTCGGAAAAATACCTCCCAGGCTGGTGATGCAGGCGGAAGACCCTGAATTCTGGAAAAACACCATGGCCAGTTACAACAATAAATACCGCGCCTGGGCCAATTTCCCCGAGGACCCCGGCCTCAATTAG
- the nhaC gene encoding Na+/H+ antiporter NhaC gives MNPTEPRKPSLLQALIPILVLIGLLVLNVNYFGDHTLDGANQFALILASAVAGIVAISLGVKWAHIRESMVRSISSAMPSILILLMIGALAGTWLLSGVIPTLIYYGLQVFHPKIFLFATVIIAGMVSLATGSSWSTVATIGIALIGVGQALGISQGIIAGAVISGAYFGDKMSPLSDTTNLAPAMAGTDLFTHIRYMTITTVPAMSLTLIIFLVIGFTYKFDATPGDIEQVLEAIGSKFHVSPWLMLVPAFLIFIIVKKIPPLPALLAGSLIGGAFAIIFQPHLVREVALGLDGTTTSLFKSSYLSVMQAVFGDIAITTPNEMVNELLSSTGMRGMLNTIWLILSAMVFGGTMESAGLLVKITNTVIRWAHSTGSLVTTTIATSIFFNITASDQYIAIVVPGRMFAESYRKRGLKPEVLSRTLEDGGTITSVLVPWNTCGATQSRVLGVPTMEYVPYAFFNILSPLFSILFAYLNYKIRHIGEDEPGEQKSITEEERKDV, from the coding sequence ATGAATCCTACTGAACCCAGGAAACCCAGTCTGCTTCAAGCCCTGATCCCCATCCTTGTATTGATTGGCCTGCTGGTCCTGAATGTGAACTATTTCGGAGACCATACCCTGGACGGGGCCAACCAGTTTGCACTGATCCTGGCTTCGGCGGTGGCGGGAATTGTAGCCATCAGCCTGGGAGTAAAATGGGCCCATATCCGGGAGAGTATGGTCCGCAGCATCAGCTCGGCCATGCCTTCCATCCTGATCCTGCTGATGATCGGCGCACTTGCAGGAACCTGGCTCCTGAGTGGCGTGATTCCCACACTGATCTATTACGGGCTGCAGGTGTTTCATCCGAAGATTTTTCTCTTTGCCACCGTGATTATTGCAGGGATGGTATCGCTGGCCACCGGCTCCTCCTGGTCGACCGTAGCTACCATCGGGATCGCCCTGATCGGAGTGGGCCAGGCACTGGGCATCAGCCAGGGAATTATAGCCGGAGCAGTGATCTCGGGAGCCTATTTCGGGGATAAAATGTCCCCCCTGTCCGATACCACCAACCTGGCTCCTGCCATGGCCGGAACCGATTTGTTCACCCATATCCGGTATATGACCATTACCACCGTGCCGGCCATGAGTCTGACTCTGATCATCTTCCTGGTGATCGGGTTCACCTATAAATTTGATGCCACCCCGGGCGACATAGAGCAGGTGCTGGAGGCGATTGGCTCCAAGTTTCACGTCAGCCCCTGGCTGATGCTTGTGCCGGCATTTCTGATCTTCATCATTGTTAAAAAGATTCCTCCCCTGCCCGCCCTGCTTGCCGGCTCACTGATCGGGGGGGCCTTTGCCATTATCTTCCAGCCTCACCTGGTACGCGAAGTGGCACTGGGACTCGACGGAACCACCACTTCCCTGTTTAAATCGTCCTATCTCTCGGTGATGCAGGCAGTTTTTGGGGATATTGCCATCACCACTCCCAATGAGATGGTCAATGAACTGCTGAGCAGCACCGGGATGCGGGGAATGCTCAACACCATCTGGCTTATTCTCTCTGCGATGGTGTTCGGAGGGACCATGGAATCGGCCGGACTGCTGGTAAAAATCACGAACACGGTCATTCGCTGGGCCCACTCCACCGGTTCGCTGGTCACCACCACCATTGCCACCAGCATCTTCTTTAATATCACCGCATCGGACCAGTATATTGCCATTGTGGTGCCCGGACGCATGTTTGCAGAATCTTACAGGAAGAGGGGCCTGAAGCCGGAGGTGCTCAGCCGGACCCTCGAGGACGGGGGTACCATCACTTCGGTCCTGGTACCCTGGAACACTTGTGGCGCCACGCAATCAAGGGTGCTGGGTGTTCCCACCATGGAGTATGTCCCTTACGCTTTTTTTAATATCCTGAGCCCGCTCTTCAGCATCCTCTTTGCCTATCTGAATTACAAGATCAGGCATATCGGGGAGGATGAGCCGGGAGAACAGAAAAGCATCACCGAAGAAGAACGAAAAGACGTCTGA
- a CDS encoding thiamine pyrophosphate-dependent enzyme — MSDISVGLSREELLADFRLARLSREIALLARREVLSGKAKFGIFGDGKELAQIALARNFREGDWRSGYYRDHTFMMATGITNAEQFFYQVYGHTDETANPGSAGRNFNNHFASRSINEDGSWNRLSEMKNSCADLSPTAGQMPRLVGLAYASKLFRMNPELAGMTRFSKGGNEVAFGTIGDAATAEGHFFEAMNAAAVLQIPVAMAVWDDGYGISVTRDKQIVKSSVSRALEGFRKEEGSNGILIYRVRGWDYPEMIRLFAEGVARCREEQIPVLFHVDEMVQPMGHSTSGSHERYKSGERLEWEAAHDPLLKMEQWMLESGLAPAEELKQIKEEAVKEAREARDTAWKNYMEPIAGEREELLDIIGNRTCDCSREGVDKLGILSRDLKRIVYPVRRDIQGTAKRIMRHLCTDCPVRQELQDSISTWLESYQEENRKRYSSHLYSETDRSPLKVKPVKPEYDKDPERITGREILRDNFDALLASDPRIVIFGEDAGKIGDVNKSLEGLQLKYGEWRVTDTGLRETTIVGQGVGLALRGLRPIAEIQYFDYILFALETISDDLATLHWRTKGAQIAPLIIRTRGHRLEGIWHSGSPLSMVINSIRGVYVCVPRNMTQAAGMYNTLLQGDDPALVIEPLKVYGLREDRPRNMGAFRVPLGVPERIREGSDITVVSYGACVRIAEKAAEQLAEFDIHMELIDVQTLLPFDLDHRIVESVKKTGRILFFDEDVPGGATAYMLQKVLEEQKAYYHLDALPATVTAREHRPAYSSDGDYFSNPNAEDLFEAVYGIMHESNPEKFRAIY; from the coding sequence ATGTCTGATATTTCTGTTGGATTGAGCAGGGAGGAGCTTCTGGCCGATTTCAGGCTGGCCCGCCTGAGCAGGGAGATTGCCCTATTGGCACGCCGGGAAGTGCTCTCCGGGAAGGCCAAATTCGGGATCTTCGGCGATGGAAAGGAACTGGCACAGATAGCCCTGGCCCGCAATTTCAGGGAGGGGGACTGGCGTTCGGGTTACTACCGGGATCATACCTTTATGATGGCTACGGGCATCACCAATGCCGAGCAGTTCTTTTACCAGGTATATGGTCATACCGATGAAACTGCCAACCCGGGCAGTGCAGGCAGGAATTTTAATAATCATTTTGCCAGCCGCAGCATTAATGAAGACGGAAGCTGGAACAGGCTTTCCGAGATGAAGAACAGCTGCGCGGATCTCTCTCCTACGGCGGGACAGATGCCCCGTCTGGTTGGATTGGCTTATGCCTCCAAACTCTTCAGGATGAACCCCGAACTGGCCGGAATGACCCGGTTTTCAAAGGGCGGAAACGAAGTGGCCTTCGGAACCATTGGCGATGCTGCCACCGCAGAAGGCCATTTTTTTGAGGCCATGAATGCGGCAGCCGTGCTTCAGATACCGGTGGCGATGGCCGTGTGGGACGATGGATACGGAATCTCAGTGACCCGCGACAAGCAGATAGTGAAGTCGAGTGTTTCCCGTGCTCTGGAGGGATTCCGGAAGGAGGAGGGAAGCAATGGTATTCTCATCTACAGGGTCAGGGGCTGGGACTACCCGGAGATGATCCGTCTTTTTGCAGAAGGGGTGGCCCGTTGCCGGGAAGAACAAATCCCGGTCCTTTTTCATGTGGATGAAATGGTACAGCCCATGGGCCACTCCACCTCGGGGAGCCATGAACGTTACAAGTCGGGCGAACGGCTGGAGTGGGAAGCGGCCCACGATCCCTTGCTGAAGATGGAACAGTGGATGCTGGAGAGCGGACTGGCCCCGGCGGAAGAGTTGAAGCAAATCAAGGAAGAGGCGGTGAAGGAGGCCCGGGAGGCCCGGGATACGGCCTGGAAGAACTATATGGAACCCATCGCCGGGGAGCGCGAAGAGTTGCTGGATATCATCGGTAACAGGACTTGCGACTGTTCCCGGGAGGGGGTGGATAAACTGGGGATCCTGAGCCGCGACCTGAAGCGGATCGTGTACCCCGTCCGGCGCGATATACAGGGCACGGCCAAGCGGATTATGCGTCACCTCTGCACCGATTGCCCGGTACGCCAGGAGCTGCAGGACTCCATCTCCACCTGGCTGGAATCATACCAGGAGGAGAACAGGAAGCGCTACAGCTCTCATCTCTATTCGGAGACCGACCGCTCACCTCTGAAGGTAAAGCCGGTAAAGCCTGAATATGACAAGGATCCGGAGCGGATCACCGGCAGAGAGATTCTGAGAGATAATTTCGATGCACTGCTGGCTTCAGATCCCCGTATCGTCATTTTTGGAGAGGATGCCGGAAAAATCGGGGATGTCAATAAGAGCCTGGAAGGGCTGCAGCTGAAATACGGGGAGTGGCGCGTGACCGACACCGGTCTCCGGGAGACCACCATTGTGGGACAGGGGGTGGGCTTGGCGCTCCGGGGCCTGCGTCCCATTGCCGAGATCCAGTATTTTGATTATATCCTCTTTGCTTTGGAGACCATAAGCGACGACCTGGCCACGCTGCACTGGCGGACCAAAGGGGCCCAGATTGCCCCCCTGATTATCCGTACCCGCGGACACCGGCTGGAGGGGATCTGGCATTCGGGCTCCCCGCTGAGCATGGTCATCAACTCCATCCGGGGGGTGTATGTCTGTGTGCCCAGGAATATGACCCAGGCCGCAGGCATGTATAATACCCTGCTGCAGGGAGATGATCCGGCCCTGGTCATCGAGCCCCTGAAAGTTTACGGACTAAGGGAGGACCGCCCCCGTAACATGGGGGCATTTCGTGTACCCCTGGGAGTCCCCGAACGCATCCGGGAAGGGAGTGATATCACGGTAGTCAGCTATGGAGCATGTGTTAGGATTGCAGAGAAGGCGGCAGAACAGCTGGCGGAATTCGATATACATATGGAGCTGATCGATGTACAGACCCTGCTTCCCTTTGACCTGGATCACCGGATCGTTGAGTCGGTGAAGAAGACCGGGCGCATCCTGTTCTTTGATGAAGATGTTCCGGGCGGAGCTACAGCCTATATGCTGCAGAAGGTTCTGGAGGAGCAGAAAGCCTATTATCACCTGGATGCCCTGCCGGCCACGGTCACTGCCCGGGAACACCGGCCGGCCTACAGTTCCGATGGGGACTATTTTTCCAATCCAAATGCAGAGGATCTCTTTGAAGCGGTTTACGGGATCATGCATGAGTCGAATCCTGAAAAATTCAGGGCCATCTACTGA